The nucleotide sequence GATTACTCCTCACATTTCTGTGGCCTTCTCTCCCAGCTTTTGCCTCCTCTTgcgtggctgggggggggggaactgcttgTGCAATACCTGGAGACTTCAACACACCCTCTGTGTGTCATCTTCTGCCGGGTAGGGCGGCTCACTCACTGCAACAAGCTGCTGCTTGCACAGCCGGGGATGGGCTTGGAACGTGCAGAAGCTGCCGAAAAGCTCTGCCTCGGGGCTGGGGGCCTGCCGAGACGAGACGGGGCAAGGGCTTGCGCGTGCGGCTCCAGCTCCCAATTCCACACCTAGGCTAAGTCAGATCTGTGCCCCTCACACATCAAGGTAAAAACTGCAAGGAGCCTCGTGGCATTTGGCAGGCCTTGGAAACACTGGCacatgctgagagagagagagggctgggTAAGCCGAGTGCAAGAGGGGTGCTTGTGGGACACAAGTGCGCAGTGCTAATAAATGTTACCAGGGAGCCAGAGAATAGATGTGTGGAGGCAGAGGACAGTCATTGGCATTAATTCAAGCAAATGATCTGATTTTTGCCTGAGGAGGCCTGGGTCATGCAGGGTCAGGAGCTCATTTCTCAGCAGTCAGTGATCCTCCAGTTTTCTGCCTTTTGCATTATTTGGACTCATGAACCACACAGAGCTTTCTCTCTGGGTGTGTAGCCTGCAGGATCAAATCTACTTGGGCTAATAGTACAACCCCATACAAGTATACTCTGAAGTAGGCCGCAGTGGGCAGTGGGCAAGTAGCAGTCTGCTTGAAGTATGTTTGAGGGCTCCAATCTGGATGTAATTTTGTGTTGTGCCATTTCCCCACAATGTTATGGGCATTGGATCGTCTATTGTGTTGTGCTGGTGACAGTGGCAGGAAGATGACCGTGTGTCTGTCTTCTCCCCTCACAGCTGTGCATGAAGGAGTCGAGCGAGGTGCTGCGGGGCCAGATGCAGTGCATGATGCGGACCCTCCACGACCTGAAGAGGGTGCACGACCGAGACATCCGACTGGACCCCCAGGAGATGAGGCCGCTCTCTGCCATGCCTTCCCCAAAGCAGTGTACCAGCCCACGGGTATCCGCCATTTCGGAAGCAGACTCTGCCTGTTGCCTGGAGACGGCCGTAGAGGAAGAGGTTGCCTTctctcctccgagcagcgagcgGAGCTTGGAGTTTGACTCGGGCTATTCTGAAGTGTCTGGGAGCAGCTGGAGGGATGAGGAGGGGCCCCAACCTCTGCGAGCCAGCAAGCTTTCCTCGGGGGGATTTCTGCGCCGCCGGGCACCCACCAGGAGGCCCAGGCCCAAATCTGCTTCTGATGCCTGCTTGGAGCGGTGGCGGGATGTCGAGCCCACAGATGCCGGGGACTGGACCGTGTCCCTTTTGTCACAGAGCCGCAACCGGCAGCCATTAGTGCTGGGGGACAATTGCTTTGCTGACCTGGTTGAGAACTGGATGGACTTGCCTGAGGAGAGTGGGGAACGGGGGCGACTGCAGCGCTGGCTGGCTAAGCCCCATGGCTTCCTGCTCAACCTCTCTGGCAACGTACGCCGCAGGCTGGCTGGCATCTCGCGCACAGAGCGGGCCAAACAGGACCCTGACGGCACCAAGCGTTTCTCTTGCCCCGCAGGTCTGGGAGGGCGACCTCCATTACCCTACTTCCACCAGTCCTACGCCAACATCAGTGAGCTTTCCACAGACTGTAGCAGCTTTGCTGCCCTCATGAACTGCCGGAGCCGGCAGCCGATCATTTGCAATGATGTGATTGGCTACATCTAGCCTtgcctctcctttttttaaatgctctttttcttaatggaacAGATTTATATTTTTTACAGTTGCCTGTAAATAAATGTCTTTTTTCTACATTAAATCtgtctggtgtgtgtgtatgcatgtaaaTGGCATTGCTTGATCCAAACTACATTTTAGCTGTTCTCTGAGTCAACCCCAAGTAAGTCAACACATCCAGTCTTGTTTGTAGCTGAAGCACCATTTAAAATGCCAATGTAATAACATGAGTAAATATAAGAAGGCAAGGAACAATAAACTTTCAGCCCAAAGTATTTCCCCAGAAATTGAGAATATGTCATGTTTTGATTCCTTGACATGGGTTGGCCTATCTTAAACTACAGACCTCAAATAAGTCTGGCAAATATCAGTATAGTACCTTTCAATTGTTGGAGAACGTGAAGTTTGAAATACAGGATAGTCTGTCAATGCAATTGCAACTCTTGAGGGATTTGATGTAGATAATTATTGCTCTGTGTGGTCCTCAAATGCAAAGGTTATTTTCTTTGCAGGCTCAGCTAAAACAGAGtttcttcttttaatttcccATTGTGCCAACTTGAAACTGGAAGGAGTAGAAGCTACACTCCTGAGATAGTTAATTTAGGTTGATAAAATGGTGCAGAACATTTTGTGCTAGATTTCAGTACAATTGTCGAAAAGCAGCCAGGAGGAGAACCAGTCTATGCTTCCATCAAGGGAGATTTCAAAAGGGCCAAGACAGGAGCTGTAAAAGATGTCAAGAATCACTTGCTTTTCCGGCATACATCTGCAATTATAGTGGGTACCATTTGTAGAGCAGGCCGCTAGCTAGTTCTGGTGCCCAAATAAAAATGGTGAAAGGAATAATCATAGCATGACAATTAGTGCTCACATAAAAATAGAGACTTCATCTGTAAGGGATGTTCATTAGGTGCTGTTATGAAAGAGCAAAATAACAAACTACAACAAATCCAACCAGTTATTCCAAACCAATGTTTGCTGAAGCTTTCAAATTTACCATGTGTGCATACTCAAATGATATTCAAAAATACCTAGAACTGACGGACAAATGCGTTCGCTTTATCATTAAACATAATTGATGAAGCTAAGAACAGATAACAGTATGCAAAAATACTGCTGAACCACAGTCACACCTAACAGTGTTGATTAATCCCATCAGCAACATCAaatacctgtgaagaatggataACAAGGACTACTGAAGACTAATTGCATGTCAGAGCCTTTCTTATGTTTCCAGGTTACATGAAAGCTGCTAGATACAGTTGTTCCTCCCCATCCCTTAAAATAACAGTAGGAATGAGTCAGAAAGCACACTACTGTATAACACAAAATACAGGATGTTTATCTGGGGAAAGTGTATATTCCTGGCACAAAATATCAAGGACAAGGATGAAGTATGTCAAAATTAAGAAGCATGGAGAAGTTGTGATATAGCATAAACATACAGGA is from Lacerta agilis isolate rLacAgi1 chromosome 2, rLacAgi1.pri, whole genome shotgun sequence and encodes:
- the INKA1 gene encoding PAK4-inhibitor INKA1 isoform X2; amino-acid sequence: MKESSEVLRGQMQCMMRTLHDLKRVHDRDIRLDPQEMRPLSAMPSPKQCTSPRVSAISEADSACCLETAVEEEVAFSPPSSERSLEFDSGYSEVSGSSWRDEEGPQPLRASKLSSGGFLRRRAPTRRPRPKSASDACLERWRDVEPTDAGDWTVSLLSQSRNRQPLVLGDNCFADLVENWMDLPEESGERGRLQRWLAKPHGFLLNLSGNVRRRLAGISRTERAKQDPDGTKRFSCPAGLGGRPPLPYFHQSYANISELSTDCSSFAALMNCRSRQPIICNDVIGYI
- the INKA1 gene encoding PAK4-inhibitor INKA1 isoform X1, giving the protein MHSARLDAFVSHLRAEVLCMKESSEVLRGQMQCMMRTLHDLKRVHDRDIRLDPQEMRPLSAMPSPKQCTSPRVSAISEADSACCLETAVEEEVAFSPPSSERSLEFDSGYSEVSGSSWRDEEGPQPLRASKLSSGGFLRRRAPTRRPRPKSASDACLERWRDVEPTDAGDWTVSLLSQSRNRQPLVLGDNCFADLVENWMDLPEESGERGRLQRWLAKPHGFLLNLSGNVRRRLAGISRTERAKQDPDGTKRFSCPAGLGGRPPLPYFHQSYANISELSTDCSSFAALMNCRSRQPIICNDVIGYI